From Cricetulus griseus strain 17A/GY chromosome 1 unlocalized genomic scaffold, alternate assembly CriGri-PICRH-1.0 chr1_0, whole genome shotgun sequence, a single genomic window includes:
- the Fzd1 gene encoding frizzled-1 isoform X2 yields MAEEAAPSESLAAGRPSWELCAGALRDPREEVGRGDTTGRRRPRADPRRWASGLLLLLWLLEAPLLLGVRAQAAGQVPGPGQQAPPPPQPQPQPQPQQQSGQQYNGERGISIPDHGYCQPISIPLCTDIAYNQTIMPNLLGHTNQEDAGLEVHQFYPLVKVQCSAELKFFLCSMYAPVCTVLEQALPPCRSLCERARQGCEALMNKFGFQWPDTLKCEKFPVHGAGELCVGQNTSDKGTPTPSLLPEFWTSNPQHGGGYRGGGYPGGAGPVERGKFSCPRALRVPSYLNYHFLGEKDCGAPCEPTKVYGLMYFGPEELRFSRTWIGIWSVLCCASTLFTVLTYLVDMRRFSYPERPIIFLSGCYTAVAVAYIAGFLLEDRVVCNDKFAEDGARTVAQGTKKEGCTILFMMLYFFSMASSIWWVILSLTWFLAAGMKWGHEAIEANSQYFHLAAWAVPAIKTITILALGQVDGDVLSGVCFVGLNNVDALRGFVLAPLFVYLFIGTSFLLAGFVSLFRIRTIMKHDGTKTEKLEKLMVRIGVFSVLYTVPATIVIACYFYEQAFRDQWERSWVAQSCKSYAIPCPHLQGGGGVPPHPPMSPDFTVFMIKYLMTLIVGITSGFWIWSGKTLNSWRKFYTRLTNSKQGETTV; encoded by the coding sequence ATGGCCGAGGAGGCGGCGCCTAGCGAGTCCCTGGCCGCCGGCCGGCCGAGCTGGGAACTTTGTGCCGGGGCTCTCCGGGACCCGCGGGAGGAGGTGGGGCGCGGGGACACGACCGGCCGCCGCCGTCCCCGGGCGGACCCCCGACGCTGGGCTAGTGGGCTGCTGCTGCTACTTTGGCTGCTGGAGGCCCCGCTGCTGTTGGGGGTCCGAGCCCAGGCGGCGGGCCAGGTACCCGGGCCGGGCCAGCAAGCCCCGCCGCCGCCCCAGCCGCAGCCGCAGCCGCAGCCGCAACAGCAGAGCGGGCAGCAGTACAACGGCGAACGGGGCATCTCCATCCCGGACCACGGCTACTGCCAGCCCATCTCCATCCCGCTGTGCACGGACATCGCGTACAACCAGACCATCATGCCCAACCTGCTGGGCCACACGAATCAGGAGGACGCGGGCCTGGAGGTACACCAGTTCTACCCGCTGGTGAAGGTGCAGTGCTCCGCCGAGCTCAAGTTCTTCCTGTGCTCCATGTACGCGCCCGTGTGCACCGTCCTGGAGCAGGCGCTGCCGCCCTGCCGCTCCCTGTGCGAGCGCGCGCGCCAGGGCTGCGAGGCGCTCATGAACAAGTTCGGCTTCCAGTGGCCAGACACGCTCAAGTGCGAGAAGTTCCCGGTGCACGGCGCGGGAGAGCTGTGCGTGGGCCAGAACACGTCGGACAAAGGTACCCCGACTCCCTCCTTGCTGCCCGAGTTCTGGACCAGCAATCCTCAACACGGCGGTGGCTACCGCGGTGGCGGCTACCCGGGGGGCGCCGGCCCGGTGGAGCGGGGCAAGTTCTCCTGCCCCCGCGCCCTCAGGGTGCCCTCCTACCTCAACTACCACTTTCTGGGGGAGAAGGACTGCGGCGCGCCCTGCGAACCCACCAAGGTGTACGGGCTCATGTACTTCGGGCCGGAGGAGCTGCGCTTCTCGCGCACCTGGATTGGCATCTGGTCGGTGCTGTGCTGCGCCTCCACGCTTTTCACGGTGCTCACCTACCTGGTGGACATGCGGCGCTTCAGCTACCCGGAACGGCCCATCATTTTCCTGTCCGGCTGTTACACAGCGGTGGCCGTGGCCTACATCGCTGGCTTTCTGCTGGAGGACCGGGTGGTGTGTAACGACAAGTTTGCAGAGGACGGGGCGCGCACGGTGGCGCAGGGCACTAAGAAGGAGGGCTGCACTATCCTCTTTATGATGCTCTACTTCTTCAGCATGGCCAGCTCCATCTGGTGGGTGATCCTGTCCCTCACCTGGTTCCTGGCAGCCGGCATGAAGTGGGGCCACGAAGCCATCGAGGCCAACTCACAGTATTTTCACCTAGCCGCCTGGGCTGTGCCAGCCATCAAAACTATAACCATCCTGGCGTTGGGCCAGGTGGACGGCGATGTACTGAGTGGAGTGTGTTTTGTAGGGCTTAACAACGTGGACGCGCTGCGCGGCTTTGTGCTGGCGCCGCTCTTCGTATACCTGTTCATCGGCACCTCTTTCCTGCTGGCCGGTTTTGTGTCACTCTTCCGCATCCGCACCATCATGAAGCATGACGGCACCAAGACTGAAAAGCTGGAGAAGCTCATGGTGCGCATCGGAGTCTTCAGTGTGCTCTACACAGTGCCGGCCACCATCGTCATCGCCTGCTACTTCTATGAGCAGGCCTTCCGGGACCAGTGGGAGCGCAGCTGGGTGGCCCAAAGCTGCAAGAGTTATGCCATCCCCTGCCCTCACCTCCAGGGGGGTGGAGGAGTCCCACCACACCCGCCCATGAGCCCGGACTTTACAGTCTTCATGATCAAATATCTCATGACGCTAATCGTGGGCATCACATCTGGCTTCTGGATCTGGTCTGGGAAGACACTGAACTCCTGGAGGAAGTTCTACACGAGGCTTACCAACAGCAAACAGGGGGAGACTACCGTCTGA